In Gossypium arboreum isolate Shixiya-1 chromosome 6, ASM2569848v2, whole genome shotgun sequence, the following are encoded in one genomic region:
- the LOC108488700 gene encoding TPD1 protein homolog 1-like, with product MKAVEESIQGEETVSQGSIKNIVFSKKNNTSAVARKLLQSTEDGDANRIGTACTKDDIVIFQGSTAPLPNGIPSYTVQIMNVCLSGCSISNIHVSCGWFSSVRLINPTVFRRLYYDDCLVNDGEPLGPGECLSFEYANTFSYPLSVSSAASC from the exons ATGAAAGCAGTGGAGGAGTCAATCCAAGGTGAAGAAACAGTGAGTCAAGGAAGCATTAAAAATATAGTCTTTTCCAAGAAGAACAATACATCTGCCGTTGCTCGGAAGCTGCTGCAGTCCACTG AGGACGGCGATGCTAATCGAATAGGCACGGCATGCACGAAGGACGACATCGTGATATTCCAAGGCTCCACGGCCCCGCTTCCCAATGGAATCCCGTCCTACACCGTTCAAATCATGAACGTGTGCTTGTCGGGTTGCAGTATCTCCAACATTCACGTCAGTTGTGGATGGTTCAGTTCGGTGAGGTTGATAAATCCCACGGTGTTTAGGCGACTCTACTATGACGATTGCCTTGTGAATGATGGGGAGCCTCTTGGACCTGGTGAATGCCTCTCCTTCGAATATGCCAATACTTTTAGCTACCCTCTCTCCGTGTCATCTGCAGCCTCCTGCTAA
- the LOC108488416 gene encoding uncharacterized protein LOC108488416: MKTSTLTHQIYASGSKPYQPHPKVSTIFHPLQPPITSITFNAFNPRLKLKPGTPPKTTAIDKPVLIPQTECQVTPERELTQVSSSGFSRFVVVGAVSMGLALLLMEADVQKALALGPEGPLMEEFWENVRRYALYALTVSTGAIYTIFQPILELLKNPISAILILVIMGGSLYIVSQILSAMFGVTDFTYTYGY; encoded by the coding sequence ATGAAGACCTCTACGCTCACACACCAAATCTACGCCTCCGGCTCCAAGCCATACCAACCTCACCCCAAAGTCTCCACTATTTTTCACCCCCTTCAACCACCCATCACATCTATCACATTCAACGCTTTCAACCCTCGTCTCAAGTTAAAACCCGGGACGCCGCCTAAAACCACTGCGATAGACAAGCCAGTACTAATTCCACAAACAGAATGTCAAGTAACCCCCGAAAGGGAGCTTACTCAAGTTTCTTCAAGTGGGTTTTCACGGTTTGTGGTAGTAGGAGCTGTTTCTATGGGTTTGGCATTGCTCCTAATGGAAGCGGATGTCCAAAAGGCTTTGGCGTTGGGTCCTGAAGGGCCATTAATGGAGGAGTTTTGGGAGAATGTGAGGAGATACGCACTTTATGCGCTTACGGTCAGTACTGGGGCTATATACACTATCTTCCAGCCTATACTGGAGTTGTTGAAGAACCCCATCTCTGCAATTCTTATATTGGTGATTATGGGTGGCAGTCTCTATATCGTTTCCCAAATACTTTCCGCCATGTTTGGAGTAACCGATTTTACTTACACTTATGGATATTAG